One window from the genome of Hyperolius riggenbachi isolate aHypRig1 chromosome 6, aHypRig1.pri, whole genome shotgun sequence encodes:
- the FOXR1 gene encoding forkhead box protein R1, with translation MYLRFTNRSKYENLHLSTALEDWSMMEEFKQCTTIDQYSAGSDGKMDSYSVMCKRSLGETSDVSKEATMHEPSVKASLWLVVDPNIVLPYSMCRPLCPESPVTSPSQYSTAENVTVRTADDTTPEDSEEDHLTSGSEPYAEDDPCYVPIPAAAVVQRCHTRQKIRVQRRILQHNNWPRPPINYCNLISVALRNSEKGRLNVQQIYSFVREHFPFFRAAPDGWKNTVRHNLCFSSSFEKSSGWENADGGQRRSCLWKLTGQGRRKFRMEMRALPDELVHVLRKSMNRPGLMELMFGM, from the exons ATGTATCTGCGCTTTACTAACAGAAGCAAGTATGAAAATCTTCATTTATCAACTGCTTTGGAAGACTGGAGTATGATGGAAGAGTTTAAACAGTGTACAACTATAGATCAATACTCTGCTG GTTCTGATGGCAAGATGGACTCATACTCTGTTATGTGCAAGAGAAGCCTAGGGGAGACTTCTGATGTGTCCAAGGAAGCAACTATGCATG AGCCCTCCGTTAAAGCCTCTCTTTGGCTTGTAGTAGATCCCAATATAGTTTTACCATACTCTATGTGCAGACCTTTGTGTCCTGAGTCACCAGTCACTTCTCCATCACAGTATTCCACTGCAGAGAATGTGACAGTACGTACTGCAGACGATACAACTCCGGAAGATTCCGAAGAGGACCACCTAACATCAGGCAGTGAACCG TATGCAGAAGACGATCCTTGCTATGTCCCTATTCCAGCTGCAGCTGTAGTCCAGAGGTGCCATACTAGACAGAAAATAAGAGTACAAAGAAGAATACTTCAGCATAATAACTGGCCCCGACCACCTATCAATTACTGCAACCTGATATCTGTGGCACTAAGGAACAGTGAAAAGGGGAGACTGAATGTGCAGCAAATTTACAGTTTTGTTAG GGAGCACTTTCCATTTTTCCGCGCTGCTCCGGATGGCTGGAAGAACACTGTACGCCACAACCTGTGCTTCAGTAGCAGCTTTGAAAAGAGCTCTGGGTGGGAAAATGCTGATGGAGGACAGCGGCGTTCTTGCCTGTGGAAGCTAACGGGCCAGGGTCGCAGGAAGTTCCGCATGGAGATGCGAGCCTTACCAGATGAGCTAGTGCATGTACTACGAAAGAGCATGAATAGGCCAG GACTCATGGAGTTGATGTTTGGGATGTGA